In Acidisarcina polymorpha, the DNA window ATGCAGCTGCCCGTCGATCGATTGAACACTGACGTCGTGCAATACAACATTATTGCGGGATGCGACGGCGCGAACTTTGTCAAAAACGCTTTCGGCCACGGTTTCTCGCGGCACTGTGTGGATCACCACATCGGCGCCGGGAATCACGCGCCGCACCGCTTCCGTGGCCTCATGAACAAGATCTTCAGTGTGTTGAAAGGTGAGATGACGGGACAAGGACAGCGTCAGGTCGGCGAAATATGAGGTGCCGGAACGGCGCACTCGAGCCTGGTCGACGGAGAGTACCCCGTCGGTGCGGCCGACCTCTTCCATCATGCGCTGACGAGTTTCGGCCGGCGCTGAGTCGAGCAGAACAGCGATCGTCTTGGTTGCAAGATTCCAGGTGAAGCGGAAAATCAGGATAGAGACGGCAATCGCGGCCAGCGGGTCGGCGTAGTGCAGCCACCGCAGATGAAACTGCGCGCCGATCCACGTTGCTGCGAGGCCAAGCAGCACGGCGAGTGTCGCCCAGATGTCGGAGGCAAAGTGCAGCGCGTCGGCTTCCAGGGCAGCGCTTCCATGACGCCTGGCAACTTGCAGCAGCTGGCGCGAGCGCCAGTAGTCCACCGCAATCGAAGTGAGAAGCACCGCAAAAGGCCAGAGCGAAAGCTTGACTTCAGTGGGATGAAAGAAGATGCGGTCGATCGCTTCATAGGTGATCCAGAAGCAGGAGATCACCATGAGGCCGGTCTCCGCGAAGGCGGAGAGATTCTCGATCTTGCCGTGCCCGTAGGTATGATCTTCGTCGGCCGGTTTCCCCGAAACGCGCACTGAGAAGAAGGTCAGTCCCGCTCCAAGAAGGTCAATGCCCGAATGTGCAGCGTCGGACAGCATGCCGAGCGAGCCGGTCAGAACTCCGGTGACCACCTTGAGGCCAGTCATCGCGCAGGCGGCGAAGACGGAAAGAAGGGCCGCTGAGCTCTTCTCCGAAGCGACCCGCTGAGCAT includes these proteins:
- a CDS encoding cation-efflux pump, whose product is MTTAIEDEDAQRVASEKSSAALLSVFAACAMTGLKVVTGVLTGSLGMLSDAAHSGIDLLGAGLTFFSVRVSGKPADEDHTYGHGKIENLSAFAETGLMVISCFWITYEAIDRIFFHPTEVKLSLWPFAVLLTSIAVDYWRSRQLLQVARRHGSAALEADALHFASDIWATLAVLLGLAATWIGAQFHLRWLHYADPLAAIAVSILIFRFTWNLATKTIAVLLDSAPAETRQRMMEEVGRTDGVLSVDQARVRRSGTSYFADLTLSLSRHLTFQHTEDLVHEATEAVRRVIPGADVVIHTVPRETVAESVFDKVRAVASRNNVVLHDVSVQSIDGQLHVEQHIEVNETMPLRKAHDFVRHVEDEIRTEVPQIASVLTHIESEPSTIELPVSIERDRQIESRLRSAARRFPEVLDIHEIVIGRVGDRIHVSCHCTLPDALEMQHVHDVITGLEDQFKQEAPDVYRVLIHPEPVSDNHHH